The DNA region GCACCAACAAATTCTTCAGCCAATAGTGTCGTTTCTGATCTTGCCACTGATAGCAATAATAACATCTATCTTCTGGGATATATCTATAGCTCTGCAACCAACTTTGGTGGAGTATCTCTTAATTTCCCTAGTAATTATGGGTCATTCCTAGTAAAATATGCTACAAACGGTAGTGTTCTTTGGGCAAAATCAGGAAAATTAGCTACAGACGCACAACCTAGTACAGGATTAGGATACAACTTTTTCGATCGTATGTATATTGACAGTACCAATAATGTGTATGTAACAGGAGTTTTTGCAAATTACATAAATTTTGGAAACAATATAACTTTTCAAACTAATAACTGGACGCCTAATCTTTTTTCTATAAAATATGATAGCAGCGGGAATGCCAGCGATTATTATAAAATAACAGAGGCGATTATCTCCAGATATCCTATAATTCTCGATATCACAGGGGATGTTTTTTATTATAGCGGACAAGTAAGCGATTCTAATTTTGTTTTGGGAAATACTACTATTAGTAATCCTACAACTAATCCATTTACATTTATAGCAAAAAGAGATAAAAGACTTAGTATTGAAGAACATTCTGGAAACAATTTTACTATCTATCCTAATCCATCCCAAGAGCAAATTTATGTTTCCGGATTAGATTCTGCAGAAAATAAGATATTCTCTGTATTCGATATGACAGGAAAAAAAATAAAATCTTTAGAATTTACAAATAATGATACGATTGCGATTGATGTAAAAGATTTAGCTTCAGGCACTTATGTTCTAAAGATAGAAAACGGTACTATCCAAAAAAACATCAAGTTTGTAAAAAACTAAAGCTACACTATTCGTAGAAACTAGAAAATCCCAAGTTTAGCTTGGGATTTTTTTTATTAGAATACAGACATTCCTGTTTTGGTTGTAAACAACTCTAAGGCGTTCATGCCTAATTCCGAATTTCCTTTTTCATTTAGTCGCGGACTCCAAGTCACTATTGTAAAGTGTTTTGGAAACAAAGCTGCGATTCCTCCACCTATTCCGCTTTTGCCAGGAAGGCCAACCTTATAGGTAAATTCTCCTGATTCATCATAAAAACCACAAGTTTGCATCAGGGCATTTAGTCGTTTGACATTACTTTTTGATAAAATCTGCTTTCCATCCATCGTTTTTCCTTCGTTGGCAAAAAAATAAAATGAATGTGCCAGTTCCTTACAGGTCATTTCTATGGAGCACTGGTGGAAATAAAAATCCAAAACTGTTTCAACATCGTTTTCAATATTGCCAAACGATTTCAAAAAGTTAGCCAAAGCAGCATTTCTGTAACCTGTCTCTTTTTCGGATTGTGCCACTTTTAAATTGAAGTCTATTTCCTGTGTACCCGAAATGGTCCTTATAAAAGCCAAAAAATCTTCTTTAGGATGTTTTAAATGCGAAACCAGCATGTCTGCTATGACTAAAGCTCCTGCATTTATAAATGGATTTCGGGGAATTCCTTTTTCAAATTCCAATTGTACCAGAGAATTAAAAGCCGTTCCAGAAGGCTCAACTCCTACTCTTTTCCAAATTTCTTCACCCATAAAAGAAAAAGCCAGGGCTACGGTTAACGCTTTGGAAACACTCTGTATCGAAAATTTTTCATTGCTGTCGCCTATTCCGAAGTCTTGCCCCTTAATTGTTGTGAGATGAATTCCGAATTTATCAGGATTTACTTTTGATAATTGCGGAATTGTTTGAGCAACATTCCCTATTTGCGGAAGCGATTTGGCCTCAAGGTAAACCTCTTGCAGTATTTTTTGATAATTCATTCCGTTAAAAAGATTGGAAAGATTATGTTTTCAGTTTTTTCTTTCTTGCTGCCGGGAACAGTACATTATTAAGTATCAGCCTATATCCGGGAGAATTAGGATGCAGGTCTAAAACCGTTGGAGCGTCACCCACTCTATGCTGGTAGTCTTCCGGGTCATGTCCGCCAAAATAAGTAAACATTCCTTTCCCTTTTGTGCCATGAATATATCTTGCTTCGTTGTTTACCTTATTTTCACCCATAACCAGAACACTCGATTTGATTCGATTGCTATCAAAAGATGTGGTTTGTCCCATAAAACCCTTAACCAATTGCGTATGGTTCTGGCAGAGCATACTTGGAATTGGATCCCATTTGGCAGAATATTCCATGAGCGTAAAATAATCCTTTTCAGGCAGTACGTTTCTTTTCATTGTCATGTCAATATCTGAAAATTCATAAATAATAGGATTTCTTTCCAGAATATAGTCCTTAAAGGCAAAGCTGTTTTCATATTTTATCTTCGCCTGATAATTTGCCTCACTTTCATCACCGTCAAACATAGGTTCGCAAATATCCACTCCGTCGGCAGCCAGAGCAATATCAAAACTGTCAGTGGCAGAGCACATCGCAAACATAAATCCACCTCCTATTACAAAATCGCGGATTTTTTTTGCAACAGCCAATTTTTCATCAGAAACCTTACTGTAGCCTAACTTTTTAGCCAATGCTTCCGCTTCTTTCTTTTGTTCAATATACCAGGGTGCATTTCTGTATGCCCCATAAAATTTGCCATACTGTCCTGTAAAATCTTCATGATGCAGGTGAAGCCAGTCATATAGAAGCAGACCATCTGCCAAAACTTCTTCATCATAAACCGGCGTAAAAGGAATTTCCGCATAGGTGAGTACCAATGTCACTGCATCGTCCCAGGGCTGTTTCCCTTTTGGTGTATATACTGCAATTTTAGGCGCCTTTTCCAAAACTACCGTTTCCATATTTTGCGAAGGGCTGCTGATTTCATCCAAAATCTGATTGGCCTGACTGTCAGAAAGCAGTTCAAAACTGACCCCGCGAATCTGGCATTCTTTTCTGATTTCAGGAGCATCCGGAAGTAAAAATGAACCTCCCCTGTAATTCAAAAGCCAACTTACCTTGTACTGTTTATCTAATGACCAATACGTTATCCCATAAGCTTTCAGGTGATTTTTTTGCGTAGTTTCATCCATAGGAAGCAAAATGAATGAGGCCCAGGAAGGAACTGAGAGCAAGAAAAAAAGAAATAAAAAGGCTGTTTTTTTAAGCATTCCAAAGATTTTACTTCAAAGATAACGGTTTAGGGAAGCAAATTATAAAAAAATCCGCCTCATTGGGCGGATTTAACTCTATTTTAGAATGGCACATCGCTGTCGTCGTCAACATTGTTCATGTTACTACCAAATGCTTCATTGGCAGATGGCAGATTTTTGGTCAGGAATGGCGCATCCTGCATATTCATTTTTGATGGGAGGTCATCGAAACCACCTCCAAATTCATCAAGATTGTCAAATTTACCCAAACTTCCAATAAATTTAAGCCTCACGTTTTCCAAGCTACCATTTCTGTGTTTTGCAATGATAAATTCTGCCTGTCCTTCTGTTGGAGAATGCTCATCGTCGTCCCATTCGTCAATTTTATAATATTCCGGACGATAGATAAACGAAACGATATCGGCATCCTGCTCGATTGCTCCCGATTCCCTAAGATCCGAAAGCAAAGGCCTTTTACTCGAACCACGAGTTTCAACGGCACGGGAAAGCTGCGAAAGTGCAATTACCGGAACGTTCAATTCT from Flavobacterium lindanitolerans includes:
- a CDS encoding glutaminase; protein product: MNYQKILQEVYLEAKSLPQIGNVAQTIPQLSKVNPDKFGIHLTTIKGQDFGIGDSNEKFSIQSVSKALTVALAFSFMGEEIWKRVGVEPSGTAFNSLVQLEFEKGIPRNPFINAGALVIADMLVSHLKHPKEDFLAFIRTISGTQEIDFNLKVAQSEKETGYRNAALANFLKSFGNIENDVETVLDFYFHQCSIEMTCKELAHSFYFFANEGKTMDGKQILSKSNVKRLNALMQTCGFYDESGEFTYKVGLPGKSGIGGGIAALFPKHFTIVTWSPRLNEKGNSELGMNALELFTTKTGMSVF